The segment ACTTGTACACAAAACCCCGATCCCTTTTCCCATTAAACGTCCCCATAGATATTTGACTGAATCATGCAATTTTGACTTCAATTCTGTTACCTTCCCCGTagtcaattgattaaacGACAAACACAACTTCCGCAAGTTATTATGAAAACACACCCTTTTTTCCATGACCAACAGAATCCATGGTAAGGTCTGTCAATCAACTATCACTCAATAGAATAACCGGGAGTGTGTTTTTCATGGATTGAGGAAGAGACaaactcaattttttgattttgttggatGAAAGATCCAAAACCACAAGTTAAGCTAAcataaattcaaaattcacAATTCTGCAAGAACTCTGACAAAAGATCAATTCCCTCAAGTTAGGTAGACTTTTAGTTGCAGCAGGAAAGCGATCAAACATACCCCCTTTCATGTGGACTTCCTCGAGAGAATCCAGTAACTCAATACGATAATTGAGTATGGAACAATCCTGCATAAGCAAAGAATCCAAGTTGGAAAAACTTCTAAAATCGACTGTTTGTCTGTCAATGAGTTtacaatttgttaattGTAAAATTACCAAAGTTCCATTAATGGAACGATAGCCAAGTAACAAACTCAGAAGTGAcaaaaaatatcaaacttTTCGGCAAAATGAATTGACAGCCTTAACCCCGTTGTTTTGATGGTCAGATTGGTTCAAATAGAAAGCGGCTCTACTGGTCCATTTTCCAATAGAACAACTTCTTGAACCTCTTCTATATGAACTCAGAGCTTTTGGAGTGTCTTTTGGAACCCGGGGTTACATGGACTTGTAAGCAAATCAGAGTTTAAGCACAGACTTAGATGGCACTTTAGAAAAAACACCTTTTCAACAGATATTATACGATTGTTTGACAAATCCAACATGTTTAGGAAATCGGGAAACACGAAGTTATCAATATGATTCTTGATTTGGCAAAAACTCAAGTATAAATGTGTcaaatttgcaaattgtaaaaaatcCAGGTCTAAAATATTCCAGTGGATACTGTCATTCTTGTACAATGATACAAATTCCAATccaccaattccaatggTGGAAAGTGGGGTTGTGTCTCTAATTCCAGAGTCTTCTAAAGTCAATTCTCGCAAATGAGAGAACAATAACAGCAGAAGGCAAATCCACAAGTCAGAAATGTTAGCTGGATGTCGCCAACGTTCAGTatgattcaaatgaaatACATGAAAACCATCCATAGAAAACTTTATTAAATCGAGTCTCTTCGCTGCCATTAATTCCCGTACTAACCGAGGCAAGGGGGCCCATTGGTATATAAATATTCTTTAGGAGCCCTAAGCTGTACACTAATCATCTTTTTATGTGACAACCTCCATAAGTCAGCTATAATTGACATGTATGGCACAAATTTATTATACATGAGTCTTGGGGGTCAACAACTGGACTATATAGTTCTGTATTGTTATCGTAACCTCTTTTCGTAATAAACAGTATCCTCTCGCAACCTTTGAATTCGATTTCATTCAACGATTGTGGCAGGTCGGCAAGGTTTAATTCAGTACCTCTCAATGTTGGCTGAAAAGGAGCTCTTTTAGCTTTTGACAACTTGAAAATGGGCTGCTTATTAcattacaattgaatagtTGCAATGcttcaacttttgcaaACATGCTCAAATATATGAGGTCATCCGACACTATTAGAGATTGATGGTTAATCCGGACTTCAATTAAACGCCCCATTAATCGAGGTATCAAGTCGTATCGGTAAGAGTTactcaaattcaaatgaagcAGATCCCGAATATCTCGCACGAATACCGCGTGAAgtctcaatttcaaacatcATGCTGATTCTAAATTAGAAACCAAttcacaaaattcaacaaaatcagacAGATTATGAACTTGATATAATATTCGGGTCCAGGTTGTAATACCTTTTCGTGAGCAAAATAGCTCAACCACTTGAAAAACTCCGTTGCATGTGGATCATATCCGAAGTGTAATGCTGTATGACTCCACCCAGAATATTTACGTATTCTTTCATCCACTCCGTGGTATAGCGAAATGACTGAGTTCAGAAGAATGTGAGAAATGGCTTCCCTCGAATTCAAGTTCAGTAGCAGAAACATAGCACTATAGTTGGATGGTAATCCAGTTATTTTGTATCTGTGGGTGAAACTATGGCTCATAGAGTATTCATGTTATACGAATTCAACTGTATCATTGAATGCGGGTGATTAATTTCGTCATTTTGAAccattgaattgaaacaagcGTAGTCAACAGGGTAGGTTCGACTGCCCAATTAGTTTGCAAAATCCGTTCTGGTCTGTTTCACGGCCCTGCTAGTAGTTTTGTACATAGCCCATTTAAATTTCAGCATTTGCCGTCTCCTTCTACATTGTGTAGACATGTagagatgaagaagaaagaaaccACAAGAAAATGAGATTTTAGTAGTGAGGAATATAACAAAATACGATTGGAGGAGACTCGGGGAACCAACAAATCTTCAGAAACTTATTGTCTCTAGAAGAGTATTAATTGTTACGTCATATGTCACCATCGGTTAAGTCTTGATAAGGATAATTGTTGAGGTATTTGCAACATAACCAATTGGGTAAgaaaatttgttgcaaaatcaaacaaataaTTGTCAATGCCAGGCAACCATAGATACAAAGAATGTGCTAGAGAGAAAGTACAAACAAGGGTAACTGGCTTTTGGAATATTTAAGCACATTTACAACCTTTCCTTACTAGTGAGTCTAGCCTGTATCATCAACTATTAGAAGTTGACTGTAGCAGCACCATTGTGGTTGGTTAGTTAGTTGGACGGAGATACCGTAATTCCGGACCGAAgtttttttctgtttccATTGGTTGATATATCACACAAAGAAGAGAAACAATCTGTATTATGTGGCGGCAACTGCAGTCCATTTTCATTTGGGACAATAGGATTACGACAATATAATTGATAATTAAACACAAGATACGCCACAGTAGATAAACGACCACAAGAAGATACTTTTCGAGGAGTTAGAAATAGGGGTATTGACACTCACATACACAAACAATGCGACAATGGCTTGAGAaccaccaattccaatcGTGCTGCAATGGAATAAGAACGGCAAATACGGAGTTTACAGCTAATCCTTCGGAATAAGGAGATAAGAACAATTTGctcaaatacaaatacaaTAAATGATTGTATCAAGATACACTACCTTTCTTTTGAAGCCACACTACTTTGTTCTAAAAGAGTAAATATTTAAAATCGTAAAAAGCTATCACGTGCAcgttttcaatcaaatcggaaaaagaaaaagaaattaaaaaaataaaaaataacaaaaaaaaagaaaatgtaCCCAAAACTTCGATTCCGATTTATTATCATatgcaaaaacaaaacaaactaaGTGAAAATACCCAATCACAGTTTTAAACGAGAAACCCATGTTAAACCAACTCGCCTTGTAAAGGCTAATAAACAATTAAGgactttttattttctgTCATGGGTTACTATAACCCTTCAATTGAGCTTACTAATCTCTaactttatttttttgtgtaattaaGGAGCTATTGAAAGAcacaagaaaaaataaaataaaaaatataaaaattataaataaaatttcaCATCTACACAAGAAGTCATGAACGAACAGGACTTAAAGAAGTTATATAAACAAGTCTAACCGTGTTTAGTTCAACTAATCATTTAACCAGTCGCGATCTAGACTTTTATCTTTTGAATCGTATAACTAAACATAGCCTGCAAAACAGGTTTTACCACCAACCACTACGAAAAATTCTTATAGAACCTACAGACTGAGTTCGCCATACGCGCCTGAGAACCATGTTTccatcaacagcaacctCAGTACACCCACAGCTCAATCAATCCATAATTAACCTATGTCACAATTCAATCCTCAACACAATAAAACTAGAAAATGAAGCCGTAGCTCACTTGCAACACCAATACACCACCGATTCGttctcaattgaaaacttgataaattcaataacCGCCCTATACCAAACGCATTCACATGGTGGGAAAATCATTATTACTGGAATTGGCAAATCACATAAATTGGCTCTGAAACTTGTTGCAACCTTTAACTCACTAAGTATACAAGCAAGTTGTTTACATCCTCTGGAAGCATTACATGGTGATTTAGgaattattgatgatgcaaATGATTGTTTGATTATGTTGACTGCATCGGGAAACACACCtgaattgataaatttacTACCttatttatcaatgaaCCTACCAATTATCTTGCTCACATGCAAcaagttttccaatttgtcaaCTAGTAATCGGGTGCATAGTTTGTTACTTGCTGAATTACCCAATTCTCATAACGAAGAAGCTATACATGGCATACCAGCACCGACAGTATCAACTACCTTGTCTTTAATTTTGGCCGATTCGGTAATTTTGGCATTATCGGAGATTATCGAACTGGATTTAATtaagagaaagaaattaTTTGGATTGAAACACCCTGGTGGATCAATTGGTGCTTATTTGAACTCAGATACGGGGTCATCGTTGACTTCAGATGGAAGTACGACCTCGTTAttaagtttgaaaaatgaacaacaacatgGGAGATCGAAATCAGCCACCATAACCACTACAACTACTACGACACAATCTAATACAAAGGAGGACCAtacattatcaacaacaatgactCCAGTGACAATATCAAAGACATCGTCAATCAGTTCCGATGGCCATGGATTGGAGATTTACACTCCTCCCCACCAAAAAAGCCAAGTCAACAATGATGTCAGTAGCACAAATGTGAAACATGTCTCACATGATGAGattatcaagattgaagaaatgaCAATATTGAAATGGATTACATTATTTGATacctttcaaatcaaacaaactgacttgaaaattgatgttCTGCAAGTGAGACAATTATATAGGCAATATTGCAGTGACGATGATACTCAAGAAGAACTGAATTGGagtaaattcaaatgggAATTACTTCGATCTTTCAAATGAGACAAAAATACTTAACTGGTtccttttatttttttttttttttaatttcacAACTGCTTTTTACTATGGACTTcacttttatttttagttAATTTGGTAGATTTCATGTACCACTGCACAATATGAcactttcttttcaatttcacaTATTATTCACAAGGTCTTATTTACAAATATCTACAAACtatacaacaaaaattcaacaaaactatGTCCCGTATATACATATTAATGGTTATTCTGTTTTGTAAAACCCCTCTTCACTCATATTTATTTACACGTTGCTGTTCCCAGTGTTTTCCATACACAAGGACAAAATCTTCTCCACACTCTTTTTCCCACTGTTGTTTCTTGACAACAATTGCTGCAACTTAACcaccaattttttcttaTCGGGGCTATTTCCATCAAGAACAGATACAATTTTCTGTACGACATAGTTACCATATTCATCACCCATGATCCTCTCTAATTCATTGCCTTGCATAACAACttccaaaatttgttgaatctgCAGTTGAGTTGCAAGATCAACTAATTTCTCACATACATTCAGCGCATACTTGTTAGTGGCGAAATGAGtaaatttggaaacaacaGTAGTGAAAATTTCACTTTCACGAAGCGAGTTTTCCAAACATGCTTGAACCACATAGTTTCCAAACTTGTGCGTAATAAGAAAACTCACATGATCTTTGATCTCAGTATAGATTTCCTGCTTATCATTGTCATTACCGAAATGAATCAATCTTTGCACAACACGACACCCATATTGATCAGTACAAAGATGGTAAAAATGCGTTTGCAATACATCCAGAATAAAACgaactttatcaaatggaaTAAGTTCAATACTTTTTTGAATCACATGGTTAGAATTTTGATCTGTAGCACAAACAAGTACTTTATCTTGCAACTCAAGAATAATTTTTAGCTGATCAGGTTCTTCCAAAGATTCTAAAGCTCGTTGAACTACTCTGCATCCATACGTTTGTAATGACAATTCATAGATATGACCCAACATCTTCTGCAACAATATTTGTTTCTGTTCAATTGAACCATATTCAAAATACTTTTGCATAACATAATTACCAAATACATCAGtcatcaaatcaaaagaaatgtCACAAATCTCTTTGAAAATtacttctttctcttcatcactaGCTTGGGGTAGCTTTGTCTGAATGAATCTTGATCCATGTTGATCCTTGGTAAACTCGACTCCATGGCCATAAATATCCTTTAGTGAGAAGTCTTTTTGATTAGCACGCACTTCTTCAAGTAATGGAGAACGATAAATGAATGGCTTCTTGTTcgatttctttttggatGAGGTGGCtcctgatgatgatggggGTGCCGATCCAATTGCACTTGATTGGTGATTCTTTGGCTGTGGTTGCATTGGAGGAACCAGTTGGgtagatgaagatggtggTGGAGGTGTTGGCGATGCCATTCTCATTCCATCTGGCATacttggtggtggtgcttgTTGATACATGTATGGGTTAAATGGAAGCATAAATGCCGCTGGAGAGAATTGTCTATTCATAAGTCCAACACCAATAGGTCCCTGACTCTTTTTAGCCTCATTAAATTCGGCAGAGTCATCATTCTTATCCTTCTCTTCAGCAAGTTGTGGCGCCATCGGTGGAGGAAATGGCATGGGGAAATTTCCATACATCATACTAAACATTGGATCCATCATTTGAGGTGGTGGGGAAGGAATCATAAATGGAGGTGGGATAGGAGGGGAAGTAGTAGTCGTAtcttgttgctgctgttgctgttgttgtgggTTACGGTaaaatgaattttgaaatggtGCAGGAGGTGGAGTTGGAACGCCATTTTCCATAAAATTGGGATTGTATGGAGTAAATGAAGTTGCGGCTGCTGGATTCCAAAATGTTTGAGGTACATGTGATGAAGTAGCTGTGGcattattcaattctgCAGGAGCTAAATCACCATTTATGGACACATTACCTTGAATGGGGGAGCtattgttgtagttgtcAATTTTCTCACTAATTGATTGGTGTCTTGAATTACGAGGCACTGGCATgtttaaattttcattAAGTGACCCCGAACCATACCTATCATTAGTGAAACTGGTTCTTCTTGACCCATCCAAAGATAATTTACCCAACTCAATTTCTCTCGTGGCATCAGCAACATTGGAAAATTTCTGTAAAAAGCTTTCTTGAGGTGGATGTCTACTGGCAATTCCACCACTGATCGAAGCGGTACCAAAGTTAATTCTGTTTCCGTTAACAGGGGATGTGTTCGAACCATTATTATGACCACCTACTGGTGCAGTAATTGCTGATAATGCACCCCttttcaaaccaaaaaagtcatcttcaatatcgCTACcatcattgaatgaaaacCTTCTGTCACTAGCCAAGGGGTCTAACGGAtttgagtttgataaaAACCGGGCAACATCAGAGTCAACTTGGTCCAATACAGATTTAAAAGCGTTTTTGTTGTATGAGTTGGTGGACAACAGTGGTGTAGATTGGATAGGAGATGTACTAGCACTTGACCAAATAGTATCTGAGGGCATGCTTGATGTAGGGTTTGCTTACGTTCTGTCTTGCACCTGGTTTGTTGTATATCTATTTACAATGggaaaaaacaaaaattaaaaattggAACGTGGGTTTGTTTCTGTGGCAGTAATAATAATAACAGTGTAGTAGTtattctttgttgttgtgattaCACCTGTGGATATGTTCAAGTGGTGATAATAAACAGTAGCTGTTTGTTGACTAGATTTATATACAAGTAAAGTTCCTAGGAACGTAGTGGTGTTGGGTTGGGGTACACGGTGAATgtctcttcttctttttcgtAG is part of the Candida orthopsilosis Co 90-125, chromosome 2 draft sequence genome and harbors:
- a CDS encoding Puf3 protein, with product MPSDTIWSSASTSPIQSTPSLSTNSYNKNAFKSVLDQVDSDVARFLSNSNPLDPLASDRRFSFNDGSDIEDDFFGLKRGALSAITAPVGGHNNGSNTSPVNGNRINFGTASISGGIASRHPPQESFLQKFSNVADATREIELGKLSLDGSRRTSFTNDRYGSGSLNENLNMPVPRNSRHQSISEKIDNYNNSSPIQGNVSINGDLAPAELNNATATSSHVPQTFWNPAAATSFTPYNPNFMENGVPTPPPAPFQNSFYRNPQQQQQQQQDTTTTSPPIPPPFMIPSPPPQMMDPMFSMMYGNFPMPFPPPMAPQLAEEKDKNDDSAEFNEAKKSQGPIGVGLMNRQFSPAAFMLPFNPYMYQQAPPPSMPDGMRMASPTPPPPSSSTQSVPPMQPQPKNHQSSAIGSAPPSSSGATSSKKKSNKKPFIYRSPLLEEVRANQKDFSLKDIYGHGVEFTKDQHGSRFIQTKLPQASDEEKEVIFKEICDISFDLMTDVFGNYVMQKYFEYGSIEQKQILLQKMLGHIYELSLQTYGCRVVQRALESLEEPDQLKIILELQDKVLVCATDQNSNHVIQKSIELIPFDKVRFISDVLQTHFYHLCTDQYGCRVVQRLIHFGNDNDKQEIYTEIKDHVSFLITHKFGNYVVQACLENSLRESEIFTTVVSKFTHFATNKYASNVCEKLVDLATQSQIQQILEVVMQGNELERIMGDEYGNYVVQKIVSVLDGNSPDKKKLVVKLQQLLSRNNSGKKSVEKILSLCMENTGNSNV